In Mycolicibacterium nivoides, the DNA window GGCCCTGCCCCGCGAGCACCGGCTGGCCGGCGCGCCCACCGTCGACATTCACCAACTCGCCGGGGAGCGCATCGCTCTGTGGGCACCCCCGGGCGGGTCGTACTACAGCGACTTTCTGATGGGCGCGTGCCGCCGTGCCGGTTTCGAACCCGACTATGTCGTGAGCCGGGTCCAGGGGGCGGCCACGGTCGCGGCCCCGCTCACGACCGGCGCCGTCACGTTCGTCACCTCTCCCCCTGGCCCCGCCATGGACGGACGGGTGGTGATCACCGAACTCGAGCCACCATTGCTCGTGGGCGCCCAGGCAATGTGGCAGCGCCACACCGGTTCAGCGGTGCGCGACGCGCTGCTGTCGCAGGTCTAGCCGACCCGGGTCAGGTCGTTGCCCAATGCGACCTGCACGATCCGGCGCTCCGGATCGTCGTTGGGGACGGGCGCTCTCCACCAGCCGCGTGACCGCTCTTGCCGGCACACCGTCGAGGCGATGTACTCGTTGCCGCCTTTTCCGCCCTCGCGCGAGTGTGGTGGCAGGAAGCGGTAGATGCCCTTCCGTGAAGGGTCCACCTCCTGCGCGGGATTCGGGTTGATGCGGGTGTACTCCTCGACGATCTCGTCGCCGGAGACCGGCTCTCCACCGGCGGGCGGCTCACGCAGGAACGATCTTTCGACGAACGCCAACCCCGCGCCGCGGGCCTTTTCCAGCATCCAGCACAACGCGATGTCGCTGAGCCCATGTTGACGGTTGCCGCCGCCGACATCGGAGTGCGATCCGGTGAACCACACCTGTTCCAGACGTTGCGTGGGTGGAGCCATGTCGGATTTGGACCAGATCGTAGGCACGAACGGACCGCGCCGCTCGTCGATCGCGAGTGCCTGGTAGGCCTCCCCGACCTTCGAACTCAGAGTGGTGTCGTGAAATTCGTACCTCCGGTTGAATCGGCGGGCCAGCCACCCGCCTGCTGACGGAATCCCCAGGGCGCCAACGGTATCCCAGACCCCGATGAACCGGATGTCGGTTTCGTAGGAGTACATCTTCCGGAACAGCGCCGCCGCGACACTGCGCGGATTCGTGTTTGTGTTGCCGCCTCGGTACAACGCGTACGCCTGTCCGATCTGATCGGCATTGTCACGATGCAACACTCCCGAGTTGCGGATCAGCCCCGCGGTGCTGCGTGCGGTGAACGCCCCGCGGCTGAATCCGAAGAAGTACAGTTCGTCGCCGGGTTGGTAGTTCTGGACGACGAATCGGTAGGTGTCGCAGACATCGCGAAACAGGCCGGCACCGAAGGCCCCGCCGAGCAGGCGGTCCGACCGGGTGGTGCCCACCCCCCGGTGGTAGAACAGCCGCTGCTCTCGCCCCTCGTCGTCTTGGGAAGCCAGCGCCATCGCCACTTTGGCGACATTGGTCGGCGTGGGCTTGCCCTCCGTTGTCTGATCAGGTGTGTTCCACGTGCCGTCGCAGCACACCACCAGTCGCTTCGCCATGATCGGTCTCCCTCGCCGCACAGGTTTGCGCCTCTCGGGTCAGTGTGCTCGCGGCGACCGGCCACGCCATGCGTAGTGAACTACTCGACTTCCCCGAATTCGCCGATCATCTCGGCAGCCGCCTCGGCCGCGAGGTCCCGGTCGCCGCTCACCAGCCCGATCCGGGTGCGTCGGTCGAGGATGTCATCGACGGACAGCGCGCCTTCGTGGGTGACGGCGTACTCGAACTCCGCTCGCATGACGTCGAGTCCCTCGGCCACCGGGTCGGTGGGGCGTGCGCACCGGGCCCGGGCGATCACATTGGGCGCCTCGGACCCGTACCGGGCGACCAGCGAGGACGGCAGTGCATGCTCAGATCGCAACGTGGACACCGGATTGGCCGGGGCGCCGACGAGCGGCAGGTTGGCCGTGCGGCAGCCCGCGGCGGACAGCCCGCGCAGGTTCAGCGCCCGGTCCAGGACGTCCTGGGCCATGTACCGGTATTCGGTGAGTTTCCCGCCGATGATGCTGATCACGCCGCTCGCCGACTCCACCACCGCGTGCTCTCGGGAGACATCGGCCGTGCTGCCTTCGCCGGTGTCGATCAGCGGCCGCAACCCCGCGTAGGCGCCCCGCACATCCGCGGTGGTCAGATCGGTGGCCAGGGCGGTGTTGACGGTGTCGAGCAGGAACGCGACCTCGCCCGGAGTCGGTTGTGGCACATCGGGAATCGGCCCCGGGGCATCCTCATCGGTCAGCCCCAGGTAGACGCGACCGAGCTGCTCGGGCATCGCGAAGACGAACCGGTTCAACTCCCCCGGTATCGGAATGGTCAGTGCCGCGGTGGGATTGCCGAACGCCGCGGCGTCGAACACCAGATGTGTGCCGCGGCTGGGCCTCAGTGTGATCGCCGGGTCGAGATCGCCGGCCCATACCCCGGCAGCGTTGATGACCACCCGCGCGGTCGCGTCGAAGGAGTCCCCGGTGAGTTCGTCGGTCAGGCGCACCGAGGTGGCGCCGGCTCCGCCGGCGGAGACTCGCGTGAGGATGCGGGCCCCGTGTTGCGCGGCGGTGCGGGCGACGGCGGCCACCAGCCGGGCGTCATCGACGAGCTGACCGTCGTAGGCGAGGTAGGCCCCGTCGAGGCCCTCGGTGCGCACCGTCGGGGCCAGCTCGACCGCGCATCGCGCGTCCACCCGACTCGACCGCGGCAGGGTCGACGCACTCGTGCCCGCCAGCCTGCGCAGGCCGTCGCCGGCCACGAATCCGGTGCGTACCAACGCTCGCGACGCGCGTCCCATCGACGGCAGCAGCGGTACCAGCTGCGGCATGGCCGTGACGAGGTGAGGCGCGTTGCGGGTCATCAGGATTCCGCGTTCGATCGCGCTGCGGCGGGCAATCCCGATATTGCCGGTGGCCAGGTAGCGCAGACCGCCGTGGACCAGTTTCGAACTCCACCGGCTGGTGCCGAAGGCGAGATCGTGTTTCTCCACCAGTGCCACCTGCAGGCCGCGGCTGGCGGCGTCCAGCGCGATGCCCGCACCGGTGATCCCGCCGCCGATGACGATCACGTCGAGCTGTTCCCCATCGGCCAGCGCGGCCAGTTCGGTTGCGCGCCTGGCGCGGTTGAGAGCTGTCGGTCCGGTCACGAGGCGAGGTATCCGTTCAATGCGTAGGACAGTTCCGTGGCCAGCGCATCGGCGTCGAGAATCGGCTCGACCATCTGGGCGGACTGGATGGCGGACTGGGTGATCAGCAGGCACATGGTGGCCAATTGCCGGGGATCCCCGGCCCGGACGCGGTTGTCCCCCAGGCCGGCCTCTTGGGCGAGCTTGAGTTCCCCGGCAAGCGCATCGATCAGGATTTGCTGGCTGGTGCCCAGCCGCTCGGCGATGTACACCATCGCCACGTCCGGAGCGGAGTGCAGGACCGCCATGATCACCTCGTCGTCACGCAGCCGCGCGGCGACCGTCACGATGCGGCTGACCAGGGCCGCACGGCCAGGACCGCCGACCTCGGTGGTGTCGAGAACGCCGACGACCCGCGCGGTGAGCAGCGCGGCCAGGATCGACTGGGTGTCGGGGAAACGCCGGTATACGGTCGGGCGGCTGACCCCGGCCCGCCGGGCGATCTCGGCCAGTGTCACCCGGTCCACGCCGAAGGCCAGCACGCAGCTGGCGGCGGCCTCCAAGATCTGGTCGCTCAGCGATCTCTCGTTACTGATTGACATCATGTGTAATACTGTAACGCATGACTCAGCCGGCTGAACAGTTTCTGCCTCCGATGAAGTGGAATGCCTGGGGCGACCCGCATGCGGCCAAGCCGCTGTCCGACGGAATCCGATCCCTGCTGCAGCAGGCCCTGGGCGTCGAAGCCGCACCGGCGGCGGAGCCGACACCCGACCACGTGCAGTTACGGCCGTCCGCCCTGTCCGACGCCGACCGAGACGCCCTGACTGCCATCGTCGGCGCAGCACACTGCGGTACCGACACCATGTCGCGACTGTTGCGCGCGGGCGGCAAGTCGACGCTGGACCTGCTGCGCCGCAATGATTCCGGAATCCAGGACGCGC includes these proteins:
- a CDS encoding glycerol-3-phosphate dehydrogenase/oxidase, with translation MTGPTALNRARRATELAALADGEQLDVIVIGGGITGAGIALDAASRGLQVALVEKHDLAFGTSRWSSKLVHGGLRYLATGNIGIARRSAIERGILMTRNAPHLVTAMPQLVPLLPSMGRASRALVRTGFVAGDGLRRLAGTSASTLPRSSRVDARCAVELAPTVRTEGLDGAYLAYDGQLVDDARLVAAVARTAAQHGARILTRVSAGGAGATSVRLTDELTGDSFDATARVVINAAGVWAGDLDPAITLRPSRGTHLVFDAAAFGNPTAALTIPIPGELNRFVFAMPEQLGRVYLGLTDEDAPGPIPDVPQPTPGEVAFLLDTVNTALATDLTTADVRGAYAGLRPLIDTGEGSTADVSREHAVVESASGVISIIGGKLTEYRYMAQDVLDRALNLRGLSAAGCRTANLPLVGAPANPVSTLRSEHALPSSLVARYGSEAPNVIARARCARPTDPVAEGLDVMRAEFEYAVTHEGALSVDDILDRRTRIGLVSGDRDLAAEAAAEMIGEFGEVE
- a CDS encoding DUF2235 domain-containing protein, producing the protein MAKRLVVCCDGTWNTPDQTTEGKPTPTNVAKVAMALASQDDEGREQRLFYHRGVGTTRSDRLLGGAFGAGLFRDVCDTYRFVVQNYQPGDELYFFGFSRGAFTARSTAGLIRNSGVLHRDNADQIGQAYALYRGGNTNTNPRSVAAALFRKMYSYETDIRFIGVWDTVGALGIPSAGGWLARRFNRRYEFHDTTLSSKVGEAYQALAIDERRGPFVPTIWSKSDMAPPTQRLEQVWFTGSHSDVGGGNRQHGLSDIALCWMLEKARGAGLAFVERSFLREPPAGGEPVSGDEIVEEYTRINPNPAQEVDPSRKGIYRFLPPHSREGGKGGNEYIASTVCRQERSRGWWRAPVPNDDPERRIVQVALGNDLTRVG
- a CDS encoding TetR/AcrR family transcriptional regulator, which produces MMSISNERSLSDQILEAAASCVLAFGVDRVTLAEIARRAGVSRPTVYRRFPDTQSILAALLTARVVGVLDTTEVGGPGRAALVSRIVTVAARLRDDEVIMAVLHSAPDVAMVYIAERLGTSQQILIDALAGELKLAQEAGLGDNRVRAGDPRQLATMCLLITQSAIQSAQMVEPILDADALATELSYALNGYLAS